Within the Fundidesulfovibrio putealis DSM 16056 genome, the region CGCCGGTGCAGGTGAACTACGTGGCCCAGGGCCGCCCCCTGTCGGAGTTCGGCTATACGGCCCACGGCTCCATGATGGTGGCCTGCCGTTACCTGCGCAACGCATACCTCTGGGAGCGCGTGCGGGTGCGCGGCGGGGCGTACGGCTCGTTCTGCTCCTACGACCGCTGGTCCAACATGCTGACCATGCTCTCCTACCGCGACCCCAACATCGAGAAGACCCTGGAGGCCTTTGCCGAAGCCGGGGACTTCCTCATCAACCTGGACATCGCCCCGGACGAGTTGGAGCGCGCGGTGATCGGCACTGTGGGCGACATCGACAGCGTGCTGCTCCCGGACGCGCAGGGCCATGCGGCCATGGCGCGCCACTGGGCGGGAGACACCGAGGAGGCGCGCCAACTGGTGCGCACCCAGGTGATGAACACCACCCTGGATGATCTGCGCGAGGCGGGCCGCATGATGAAGAAGGCCATGGCCGGAGCGCCCGTCGTGGTTGTTGGAGCCGAGGAGCGGCTGAAAGACGCCGCCAAGGAAATCAAGGGCATGGTGATCACCCGGGCCATCTAGCCGGAATGACCGAAACTGCCTGAACCTTGAAGGGCAGGAAGCGCGAACATGCGCTTCCTGCCCTTTTTGCAAGATTATTGCTGGCGTCGCTACGTGAGCTTTCGCAGCAACCTGAACGAGCGCATGCCGTGGACCAACTCCTGAAGCTTCACGCCGCCCCCGCCCAGGAAAGCGCGCACGGGCAGGATCATGCCGCTGCGCACGAACCAGTACAAGAGGTTGCGCAGGTGTTTGGCCCAGGTCAACTCCGGGAAAATCTCGCGCTCCAGGTCCGCCTGATAGACGGCCGCCGGGTCCGCGCCCTGGCTGATCGCCGCAAGGCAGGCCCGTCCGGCCATCTCGCCGGTGCGCAGGGCGTAGTGGATGCCCTCGCCGAAGAACGGCTCCACCAGGCCTGCGGCGTCTCCGGCCAGCAGGGTGCGCCCGAAGCTCGGGCGCGAAAGCCAGTTGCCGTAGGGCAGGGGATGGGCGCGCACGGGCAGGCCGTGGTCTTTGGGGAGGCCGAGAAAGGTTAGAAATTCGTCCAGGCAGTCGCGGATCATGCGGGCGGGCTTCCCGTGGTACAGGCCGCAGATGCCCACAATCACCCGGTCGCGGTGGGGGAAGCTCCAGCAGTAGCCCGCGTCGATGAAGCCGGAGTAGATGGTGGGAAAATCCGCCGTGACGTCCTCGTGCAGGCCTGTCCTGCCAGCCAGCCAGGCGCGCGGCAGGTAGACCTCCAGGCCCATGCCCATTTCGTCGCGCCAGCGGGTGGTGTCCACGCCGCAGTGGGCGCGCACGCGGCTCATGGCCCCGTCCGCGCCGATCAGGCGTCTGCCCGTGAATTCGCGGCCCTGCGCGGTGCGGACAGTGGCCGTGGCCACGTCGGCCCAGGTCACGGCGTCGCCGGTGCGCACTTCTGCTCCGGCTGCGCGGGCGCGCTCCAGGCAGAAGGCGTCGAACACGCGGCGCTCCACGAAATGGAAGGGGTAGACCAGCTTGCCGCCGGAAAGCTCGTGGTGCAGATGGCGGATGCGGTAGCGGTCGCTTGCGTGGTTGATGACGCCCAGCGCCTGGAGGGACGCGGCGGTTTCGCCGAAGACGCGCGTAAGCGTTTGCAGGGTCTTCCAGGTGAGGAGCCCGGCGCAGAGCTTGTCGCGCGGGAAGTCCGCCTTGTCGAGCACCAGCACCGAAACGCCCGCCCCGGCCAGAACCGTGGCGGCTGCCGCGCCAGCCGGGCCGCCCCCGGCAATGATTACGTCATAGCCTGTCATCTTGCCCCCAGAAGGCCCACCTGATACCCGGTTGAGCGCCTGGAGGCAATGATGCGAAACGGTTCACGACTGCGCGCAGCGGTGTTTGATTTCGACGGCACCCTGGCCCGTCCGGCGCTGGATTTCCCGCTGATGAAGCGGCGGGTTGGCGAATTGGCCTCCAGCCGCCTGGGAAGCCCGGTGACGCCTGCCGGGCTCCCGGCCCTGGAGTGGATCGAGGCGCTCTGCGCGATGATGACTCGTGCCCAGGCCGAGGACTTCCGGCGCGACTCCCACGCCCTGATTGAAGAGATGGAGCGCGAGGCCGCAGCCCGCACCAGCCTGTTCGACTTCGTGCGGCCCATGCTCTCTCGCCTGAGCGGGCGGGGCGTGGCCCTGGCTGTTATCACCCGCAACAGCCGCCAGGCCGTGGAAGCCGTCTTCCCTGACGCGTCCCGGTATCTGGCCGCAGTGCTGGCGCGCGAGGATGTGGCCGCCGTGAAGCCGGACCCGGCGCACCTGCTGGAGGCGCTTGGCCTGCTGGATGCTCGCCCTGACGAGGCCCTGATGGTTGGGGATCATCCCCTGGACGTGCTGACGGCCCGGCGCGCGGGAGTCCTGGCTGGGGCCGTGGCCAGCGGGGAGACGCCGCTTGCCGATCTTCAGGCGGCGGCCCCGGATTTTCTTGCGGCGGACGCAGGTGAATTGTTTGAGCGTCTGGAGACGCAGGGCTGGTTCTGATTTCAGGCGGGACGTCGGGCGAGCGCGATGCCGATGAGGCCGAACATGCGGCGTCTGACGTCAATCGTCCGCATTCCCTGCCGTTCAAGCAGGCCTTCCAGCCCGCCCTGGCGCATATAATCGGCGTAATAGGCGTGATGGTCGCGCCCGGCGAGGCGCTCCACGGCCTTCACTGCCCAAGAGAGCGTGGCCTGCGCGCCCGTGTGCGGCGACAGATAATCCACCACTGCGATGAGCCCTCCGGGACGCGTGACCCGCAGCATCTCCGCCAGGATGACTGGCCGCATTCCAGGCGGCTTTTCGTGCAGGGCCAGGGAGATGGTGCAGGCGGTGAAGCTGGCGTCCGGAAAGGGCAGTCTGGCCGCGTCGCCCCGGACGAAGTTCATTCGCGCTGCCTGCGATTTCTCTAACCGCGCCGCCCGGCGGATCATGCCTGCGGACAGGTCCACACCCACTGCGTCGCGTCCAGCCCTGGCAAAGAAATAACATTGCCGTCCCGTGCCGCAGCACAGGTCAAGCACCGTCCCGTCCCGCTCCCGCCCTACGACATCGGCCAATTCCCGGCGCAAGGGATCGAGCGCCCAGGCAGTGGCCGCATCGTAAATGGGCGCGACAGCGCCAT harbors:
- a CDS encoding class I SAM-dependent methyltransferase; translation: MRLADDEYGAVAPIYDAATAWALDPLRRELADVVGRERDGTVLDLCCGTGRQCYFFARAGRDAVGVDLSAGMIRRAARLEKSQAARMNFVRGDAARLPFPDASFTACTISLALHEKPPGMRPVILAEMLRVTRPGGLIAVVDYLSPHTGAQATLSWAVKAVERLAGRDHHAYYADYMRQGGLEGLLERQGMRTIDVRRRMFGLIGIALARRPA
- a CDS encoding NAD(P)/FAD-dependent oxidoreductase → MTGYDVIIAGGGPAGAAAATVLAGAGVSVLVLDKADFPRDKLCAGLLTWKTLQTLTRVFGETAASLQALGVINHASDRYRIRHLHHELSGGKLVYPFHFVERRVFDAFCLERARAAGAEVRTGDAVTWADVATATVRTAQGREFTGRRLIGADGAMSRVRAHCGVDTTRWRDEMGMGLEVYLPRAWLAGRTGLHEDVTADFPTIYSGFIDAGYCWSFPHRDRVIVGICGLYHGKPARMIRDCLDEFLTFLGLPKDHGLPVRAHPLPYGNWLSRPSFGRTLLAGDAAGLVEPFFGEGIHYALRTGEMAGRACLAAISQGADPAAVYQADLEREIFPELTWAKHLRNLLYWFVRSGMILPVRAFLGGGGVKLQELVHGMRSFRLLRKLT
- a CDS encoding HAD family hydrolase — its product is MRNGSRLRAAVFDFDGTLARPALDFPLMKRRVGELASSRLGSPVTPAGLPALEWIEALCAMMTRAQAEDFRRDSHALIEEMEREAAARTSLFDFVRPMLSRLSGRGVALAVITRNSRQAVEAVFPDASRYLAAVLAREDVAAVKPDPAHLLEALGLLDARPDEALMVGDHPLDVLTARRAGVLAGAVASGETPLADLQAAAPDFLAADAGELFERLETQGWF